One Lacipirellulaceae bacterium DNA window includes the following coding sequences:
- a CDS encoding PEP-CTERM sorting domain-containing protein (PEP-CTERM proteins occur, often in large numbers, in the proteomes of bacteria that also encode an exosortase, a predicted intramembrane cysteine proteinase. The presence of a PEP-CTERM domain at a protein's C-terminus predicts cleavage within the sorting domain, followed by covalent anchoring to some some component of the (usually Gram-negative) cell surface. Many PEP-CTERM proteins exhibit an unusual sequence composition that includes large numbers of potential glycosylation sites. Expression of one such protein has been shown restore the ability of a bacterium to form floc, a type of biofilm.), with translation MRTRFSFSRFILQLVASLTLAVNCGQLAEAQQKSPAPILQWFEASWETIEHRTPDLFIAGYGSLWTPPPGRSVYLPQGGGIGYDPYDRFDLGAPRDETLYGTEAGYIAAIRETQKFGGNVFVDYVHHHLGSFDLGINGYTYPQALINQGAPYLQDRADYPGFELSDPNNSVTSQFHRDTYAALYGANAGQTPFGDVFEYWFRLGENLVTIDLASNRAFVRHPVPGESQNIREASGAWAFPTTAIFPDGKVGSSTILRQANVPTDENRQFYPDLDGPSRTVIDDGVTYTVYDFNLNDLGQGDPVAETNRAYMMRYAQWLTQVVGVDGLRVDAARHVPLGDFNSAYNPQSLDIPKLVDRAVAGSSSRFNLDGTQRDVFQFQEVFDYNAGTLASFVRKTQPAGDTVNPNRDVLDFSLWAAMASNMTGDGTANNWFNIRSASVNATINGTSDPNIANNGANGIGFVYNHDEGVSPPGLGASIVLDNVAHAWVLMRPGNAYVYYRSDEFDRSDNNLFFLKQGRGDALGGTFGNIITDLVDLRNSYGRGDFVERFIDNAFSQPQDQKSAIYVFEREGSALVALNVGFNPGATSRTVNTTFQPGQWLEEVTGNWQDPSGQVRRYTVVDGSQQATVDIPWNNAGNGNKGYAIYGLPRPRGTLSLTNVTQTLDETPNAATNGTARIADIAVVTADSFDVTLATDAVTLDGGVLGTYRDVHADGNRALLRINEGFDANGNGVADYPSSAASNETQYGFEEFLTVNSPGFTSPSGNGFYTQTVDATQLSEGYHYITTRAWRAPRPGESEVFTDFRQTVYVDRLAPESVIASTEQFGALDTTRDFQVQSVDQTAEDVHVLLNLPASLTDAEILNLVSSGNLAEQIDRDLFSWVESDVIDGNHVATVVTFEITGNFSIDRFTGLRQTTSLGLGFGDLDADNLFETADIDAFESIFLSENTLFSPAADLTGDGLVLVDDLLALGNVLMDGGADQATLDAYAALTNELLFPGDFDTDGDSDGQDFLLWQRGLSPTPLSGSDLAAWQTEYGSSAASAAGSAVPEPAGLVLLLLGFASAGVARQRRKRR, from the coding sequence ATGCGAACACGATTCAGCTTTTCGAGATTCATCCTGCAGCTGGTTGCCAGCTTGACGCTAGCCGTGAACTGCGGCCAATTAGCCGAGGCCCAGCAGAAGTCGCCCGCACCGATTTTGCAGTGGTTCGAAGCGTCATGGGAAACCATTGAGCACCGCACGCCCGATCTCTTCATTGCCGGGTACGGTTCGCTGTGGACACCGCCGCCGGGGCGGTCGGTTTATCTGCCTCAGGGGGGTGGAATCGGCTACGACCCTTACGATCGGTTCGATCTTGGTGCACCGCGTGACGAGACACTCTACGGCACCGAGGCGGGTTACATCGCGGCAATTCGCGAAACGCAAAAGTTTGGCGGCAACGTGTTCGTGGATTACGTGCACCATCACCTTGGTTCGTTCGACTTGGGGATCAACGGCTACACCTATCCGCAGGCGCTCATCAACCAGGGGGCGCCCTACCTGCAAGACCGCGCGGATTACCCCGGGTTTGAACTCTCCGACCCGAACAACTCCGTCACCAGCCAGTTCCATCGCGATACTTACGCAGCACTTTATGGCGCCAACGCGGGGCAGACGCCGTTTGGTGATGTGTTTGAGTACTGGTTTCGGCTCGGTGAGAATTTGGTGACGATCGACTTGGCGAGCAACCGTGCGTTCGTCCGCCATCCGGTTCCAGGGGAGTCGCAAAACATCCGAGAAGCTTCCGGTGCTTGGGCTTTCCCAACGACGGCGATTTTCCCCGACGGAAAAGTGGGCTCTTCAACGATTCTCCGCCAAGCGAATGTGCCGACCGACGAGAACCGTCAGTTCTATCCCGACCTAGACGGCCCTTCCCGCACGGTGATTGATGACGGCGTCACCTACACCGTTTACGACTTCAACTTGAACGACCTGGGCCAAGGCGACCCGGTCGCAGAGACGAACCGTGCGTACATGATGCGTTACGCCCAATGGCTGACGCAGGTGGTGGGCGTCGACGGGTTGCGGGTGGATGCGGCTCGGCATGTACCGCTGGGGGATTTCAACTCGGCCTACAATCCGCAGTCGCTGGACATCCCCAAGCTGGTCGACCGTGCCGTGGCCGGTTCGAGCAGTCGATTCAACCTTGATGGAACGCAGCGGGACGTTTTTCAGTTCCAAGAAGTCTTCGACTACAACGCGGGCACTCTGGCGTCGTTCGTCCGCAAAACGCAGCCCGCGGGCGACACGGTCAATCCGAACCGCGACGTGCTCGACTTCAGCCTGTGGGCGGCGATGGCGAGCAACATGACCGGCGATGGGACTGCGAACAACTGGTTCAACATTCGCTCGGCAAGTGTCAACGCGACGATCAACGGCACGAGCGACCCGAACATCGCGAACAACGGGGCCAACGGCATCGGCTTCGTTTACAACCATGACGAAGGCGTCTCGCCGCCGGGGCTGGGGGCCAGTATCGTCCTCGATAACGTCGCCCACGCCTGGGTGCTGATGCGGCCTGGCAATGCGTACGTCTATTACCGCTCCGATGAGTTCGATCGCAGCGACAACAACCTGTTCTTTCTTAAGCAAGGACGCGGGGACGCCCTCGGGGGTACCTTTGGCAACATCATTACCGACCTGGTCGACCTGCGCAATAGTTACGGTCGGGGCGACTTCGTGGAACGCTTTATCGACAACGCGTTCTCTCAGCCGCAGGATCAGAAGAGTGCAATCTACGTCTTCGAGCGCGAAGGCTCGGCGCTGGTTGCCTTGAACGTCGGTTTCAACCCCGGCGCAACCAGTCGCACGGTAAACACCACGTTCCAGCCGGGGCAGTGGTTGGAAGAAGTTACCGGTAACTGGCAAGACCCTTCCGGGCAGGTACGTCGCTACACGGTCGTTGACGGTAGCCAACAGGCGACAGTCGACATCCCGTGGAACAACGCTGGCAATGGCAACAAGGGCTACGCGATCTACGGACTTCCCCGACCGCGTGGCACGCTCTCGCTCACCAACGTCACGCAAACGCTTGATGAAACGCCAAACGCCGCCACCAACGGCACGGCACGCATAGCTGACATTGCCGTGGTGACCGCCGACTCGTTTGACGTGACGCTCGCCACCGATGCGGTGACGCTCGACGGCGGAGTCCTCGGCACGTACCGCGACGTGCACGCCGATGGCAATCGGGCACTGCTGCGGATTAACGAGGGCTTCGACGCCAACGGCAATGGCGTGGCCGACTATCCGTCGAGTGCCGCCTCGAACGAAACCCAGTACGGCTTCGAAGAGTTCCTCACCGTCAATTCGCCCGGCTTCACTAGCCCCAGCGGCAACGGCTTTTACACACAGACCGTCGACGCCACGCAGCTGAGCGAAGGTTATCACTACATCACCACCCGTGCGTGGCGTGCCCCGCGACCGGGCGAGAGTGAAGTGTTCACCGACTTCCGTCAGACGGTTTACGTCGATCGGCTGGCACCGGAAAGCGTGATCGCTTCCACGGAGCAGTTCGGCGCGCTCGACACCACCCGCGACTTCCAGGTGCAATCGGTCGACCAAACGGCCGAGGATGTCCACGTATTGCTGAACCTGCCGGCGTCACTCACCGATGCGGAGATTCTCAACCTGGTCAGTTCAGGCAATCTGGCCGAGCAGATCGATCGCGACCTGTTCAGTTGGGTCGAGTCCGACGTGATCGATGGCAATCACGTGGCAACCGTCGTCACGTTTGAGATCACCGGCAACTTCAGCATCGACCGTTTCACGGGACTTCGCCAAACAACAAGCCTTGGCCTAGGGTTCGGAGACCTCGACGCCGACAACCTATTCGAGACAGCCGACATCGACGCTTTCGAGTCGATCTTCCTCAGCGAGAACACGCTGTTCTCTCCCGCGGCAGACCTCACCGGCGACGGCTTGGTGCTTGTGGACGACTTGTTGGCCCTCGGCAATGTCCTTATGGACGGCGGCGCTGACCAGGCAACGCTTGACGCGTATGCCGCCCTGACCAACGAACTGCTCTTCCCCGGCGACTTCGACACCGACGGCGACTCTGACGGCCAAGACTTCCTCCTCTGGCAACGCGGCCTGTCGCCCACGCCCTTGAGCGGCAGCGACCTGGCCGCCTGGCAAACCGAGTACGGCAGCAGCGCAGCCAGCGCCGCGGGCAGTGCTGTGCCGGAGCCTGCAGGATTGGTGCTGCTGTTGCTCGGCTTTGCGAGCGCGGGCGTTGCGAGACAACGACGCAAGCGTAGGTAA
- a CDS encoding carbohydrate-binding protein has protein sequence MPRHIRRHISGVRSARLLRYEPLEERRLLTTFYVDGENGSDLQTVGSMEQPFATISQAAAFALPGDTVSIRAGVYREQVSLSRSGTPSAPITFEAYNGEEVLVTTTDLLTGWTLSSGNIYQTSFDSNVRGRNNMTLFIEGQLMDEAHWSDLGGNIDRLDNQTWASMSSGTRTTITDTALRNMSADRWVGSFVQAQTIDWSIEVKRIVDFTSNGTSGTITVETPFFYDPRAGDRYLIYNDLDALDAPGEWYFDETADTLYVWAPDGSDPDMLQVEAKGLRDEAFDLNGHDHIHIRGIDMRGGDLDMSGSSHILLEGAHIQMPDYGFGPEGSGGVRSLIVDGSFNTIRGNEFDGVHGTAVWLEGSNNAIYNNYFHDIGYNNVNGAAFSLRTESNENLISHNTMTRVGRAAIGGPGGQRNVIQYNDFSQIGLMSGDVGALYFANNSLGNMTIHHNVLHDIDRYKAFGIYFDNYSTDAAVHHNITFNTQDRAAATNRPNSYVLWFNNTHYSSGNITGFGASGSSGTATGTKFYNNILSSIAPELLTGTNPAEESNNVFTTSSSNFVNAAAGDFRLLTTSAAVDAGREIAGITDGFVGLAPDAGALELGESMWSYGHDFSLPPNPVYQWSPIPFTNRVDNPSFDASLSFWTTTSGSPTHYNGNAWNYRLDGLATIGSGSLQLQPGDRIEQTIGNLLPNTTYQVSTRARLVEDLQLEDYASALGSFTTGNHRGENYLGGIDAGEWVRFKNVDFGTSIPRFDRIEIGTQQNSSLDVQLRIGSPTGQLIGTLNVPSRGEPWFMTREDISSVTGTHDLYLVFQGAGGSIGKFDRVRLLHTSVGERVTLGVKDYGDQATKDIGGAYWADSPEVLTFTTGPNATSATIFIAKQGGNLNGYVDEVAFTGNAFQVVGLPGDFNGDTQVDEEDLPFWQNDFGQRGTSGGDADADSDSDGKDFLIWQQNFGVGVPRELIGETIGNGSFENFAGGQGAPEQTNTNRVSASFDTSNVTDTQVATIPGWTVFLERYLDGSSGNVFAGFDSAENRSLDGTRYAFANKRSRATLTSDPVAHATQAGDEFTLTFNTGSFTSDDAAYIVRLRFGTNTHEIDTFTETINGNGVTPAYSLARTYTYTATASDVGAAPVVEFVINAEPNINGTQWYVDAVRMEVRNRAAPSAFSSSLGNLQESVESAGFAAAPVATDTYETPISAFRSGSKNQVLAAAIAGYLISERDSPMAKTESAEPLYAFELRTRYKRPSGTSAWSEWVDESMAAYGVATEKQTIQISRAMSELFEIEFDGSLDQDNVMPP, from the coding sequence ATGCCGCGTCACATCCGACGACACATTTCAGGGGTTCGCTCCGCACGTTTGTTACGATACGAGCCGCTCGAAGAGAGGCGTCTGCTAACAACTTTTTACGTCGATGGAGAAAACGGTAGTGACCTGCAAACCGTTGGATCGATGGAGCAACCTTTCGCCACAATCTCGCAAGCGGCGGCTTTCGCTCTCCCTGGAGATACGGTGTCAATCCGTGCTGGCGTATACCGTGAGCAGGTAAGCCTTTCACGTTCCGGGACCCCTTCTGCCCCGATCACTTTCGAAGCGTACAACGGTGAGGAAGTGTTGGTTACGACGACTGATCTGCTGACCGGATGGACGCTCTCGAGTGGTAATATTTACCAAACAAGCTTCGATTCCAACGTCCGTGGCCGAAACAACATGACATTGTTTATCGAGGGCCAACTAATGGACGAGGCGCATTGGTCAGACCTCGGTGGCAACATCGATCGACTTGATAACCAGACATGGGCGTCGATGAGTTCAGGCACTCGAACGACGATCACCGACACCGCACTAAGAAACATGTCTGCTGATCGATGGGTCGGCAGCTTTGTGCAAGCACAAACAATTGACTGGTCGATCGAGGTCAAGCGAATCGTCGACTTTACAAGCAATGGGACGAGCGGCACGATTACCGTCGAAACTCCGTTCTTTTACGATCCGCGGGCCGGCGACCGCTACCTCATTTACAACGATCTCGACGCACTCGATGCGCCCGGTGAATGGTACTTTGATGAAACAGCCGACACGCTTTACGTTTGGGCCCCGGACGGCAGCGACCCTGACATGCTCCAAGTTGAAGCGAAAGGCCTTCGTGATGAAGCCTTCGACCTCAATGGCCACGACCACATACATATCCGTGGGATCGACATGAGGGGCGGCGATCTTGACATGAGTGGTTCCAGCCACATCTTGCTCGAAGGCGCCCATATTCAAATGCCCGATTACGGCTTCGGGCCTGAGGGCAGCGGTGGCGTGCGGTCGCTGATTGTCGATGGATCGTTTAACACGATCCGCGGCAACGAGTTTGACGGCGTTCATGGCACGGCAGTCTGGTTGGAGGGTTCGAACAACGCGATCTACAACAATTACTTTCATGACATCGGCTATAACAATGTCAACGGTGCGGCATTCAGCCTACGCACGGAATCCAACGAGAACCTCATCAGCCACAATACGATGACGCGTGTTGGCAGGGCGGCCATCGGTGGGCCAGGTGGTCAACGCAACGTCATCCAATACAACGATTTTTCTCAGATCGGGTTGATGTCTGGCGACGTTGGCGCTCTTTACTTTGCCAATAATTCGCTTGGCAATATGACGATCCACCATAACGTGCTGCACGATATCGATCGTTACAAAGCTTTTGGAATCTATTTTGATAATTATTCCACTGACGCCGCGGTCCACCACAACATTACCTTCAACACGCAAGACAGGGCAGCTGCAACGAATCGTCCGAACAGCTATGTCCTGTGGTTCAACAACACCCATTACAGCTCGGGAAACATCACAGGTTTTGGGGCCTCGGGCAGTAGTGGCACGGCGACTGGCACTAAGTTCTACAACAATATCCTATCCTCGATCGCCCCTGAATTACTCACGGGGACTAACCCTGCCGAAGAGAGCAATAACGTATTCACGACGAGCAGTAGCAACTTCGTGAACGCGGCGGCAGGCGACTTCCGCTTACTGACAACCTCTGCCGCTGTGGACGCAGGTCGCGAGATCGCTGGTATTACCGATGGTTTTGTGGGGTTAGCACCCGATGCCGGAGCTTTAGAACTCGGTGAGTCGATGTGGTCTTATGGACACGATTTCAGCCTGCCACCCAATCCCGTCTACCAATGGTCGCCGATTCCATTCACTAATCGAGTAGATAACCCAAGTTTCGATGCGAGCTTGTCATTCTGGACAACGACGAGCGGGTCGCCAACGCATTACAATGGCAATGCATGGAACTATCGCTTGGATGGCCTAGCTACGATTGGTTCCGGCTCGTTGCAACTTCAGCCAGGGGACCGAATCGAGCAAACTATCGGCAACCTGCTACCCAACACCACTTACCAGGTAAGCACGCGTGCTCGGCTTGTTGAAGATCTGCAACTAGAAGATTACGCCAGCGCATTGGGCTCATTCACAACGGGCAACCACCGAGGGGAAAACTACCTTGGCGGCATCGATGCGGGTGAGTGGGTCAGGTTTAAAAACGTCGACTTTGGCACGAGTATTCCACGCTTCGACCGTATCGAGATTGGCACTCAACAGAATTCCTCGCTCGATGTTCAACTGCGAATCGGTAGTCCGACGGGCCAGTTGATCGGCACGCTAAATGTGCCCAGCCGAGGCGAACCTTGGTTCATGACCCGCGAGGACATATCGTCGGTCACCGGAACGCATGATTTGTACCTGGTATTTCAAGGTGCTGGCGGATCAATCGGTAAGTTTGACCGCGTTCGCTTACTGCACACAAGCGTCGGCGAACGCGTTACGTTAGGCGTGAAGGACTACGGCGATCAGGCAACCAAAGACATAGGCGGCGCATACTGGGCCGACTCTCCTGAGGTACTGACCTTCACAACGGGTCCGAACGCGACTTCGGCGACCATTTTCATCGCGAAGCAAGGGGGTAACCTAAATGGTTACGTCGATGAGGTCGCCTTCACAGGCAATGCCTTTCAAGTCGTCGGTTTGCCAGGTGACTTCAACGGAGACACCCAGGTCGATGAAGAGGACTTGCCATTTTGGCAAAACGATTTCGGTCAAAGGGGAACAAGTGGTGGAGATGCCGACGCTGATAGCGATAGCGACGGTAAAGATTTCTTGATTTGGCAGCAAAACTTTGGTGTTGGAGTTCCCAGGGAGCTTATCGGCGAAACGATCGGCAACGGCTCGTTTGAGAACTTCGCGGGAGGCCAAGGCGCTCCGGAGCAAACAAATACGAACCGAGTCTCGGCCTCATTTGATACTTCAAACGTTACTGATACGCAGGTTGCGACAATTCCCGGCTGGACCGTATTCTTGGAACGGTATCTTGACGGAAGTTCAGGGAACGTGTTCGCCGGTTTCGACTCCGCTGAGAATCGCTCGTTGGACGGGACACGTTATGCTTTCGCCAACAAACGCTCGCGGGCAACACTGACATCGGATCCGGTCGCACACGCTACGCAGGCAGGGGACGAATTCACTCTGACATTCAACACGGGTAGCTTTACGAGCGATGATGCGGCATACATCGTTCGATTGCGCTTTGGAACCAACACACACGAGATCGATACCTTTACCGAAACGATTAATGGCAACGGCGTCACTCCAGCCTATTCACTGGCGAGAACTTATACTTACACAGCCACTGCGTCCGATGTCGGTGCGGCACCGGTTGTCGAGTTTGTTATCAACGCCGAACCAAACATCAACGGTACCCAGTGGTACGTGGATGCCGTGCGAATGGAAGTCAGGAACCGTGCGGCTCCCTCCGCATTTTCTTCATCGCTGGGCAACCTACAAGAATCGGTAGAATCAGCAGGATTCGCTGCCGCCCCGGTCGCCACAGACACGTATGAGACACCAATATCTGCTTTCAGGTCTGGTTCCAAAAACCAGGTATTAGCGGCCGCAATCGCAGGCTATCTCATTTCCGAGCGAGATTCTCCTATGGCCAAGACGGAAAGCGCGGAACCGTTGTATGCCTTTGAACTTCGAACTCGTTATAAGCGTCCCTCGGGAACCTCTGCATGGTCCGAGTGGGTTGACGAGAGCATGGCTGCTTACGGAGTTGCAACAGAAAAGCAAACGATACAAATCAGCCGTGCCATGAGCGAACTTTTTGAGATCGAATTTGACGGCTCGCTCGATCAAGACAACGTCATGCCGCCTTAG
- a CDS encoding M14-type cytosolic carboxypeptidase, which translates to MNRQRLFQFFAVLYFLGVSTAAPAQTLLFSDQMNVGTGWEFSHFGGIGVPEASDTSDAAFGFDYSALGIPEAPNTNVGDAATRGLRLATNVPGGWGGDQIAAIYEDASFAGQYTVTVDVWLNWAAIASGSGTTEHAGVLAGSKVDDAQLSFAPGQNGAGVLFSSDGDAACGTSGSACDYILVKDGAELDTASGQYGDPTATATNRAGYNESFTSAGLDLPSLFPSFDIAADTGGLNATGTQPAGTLGFQWVGVTLQVDTEATGAGSGTDLGTVQVTLESYRSGNSFVLGTIDNSIEQDPSDGINTGEQAANLEGGIGLMITDFYSSAATDPALAFALFDNVRVYDGLAFPTPVLAVPEPSALVLVMTAVCLFSFARVNRSSRKALVGLPILAMCCLATQQAHAVLNLFSDKDHYALASWSGDVNNIDLVARENHPTTNGWRWMYFEATGLNGAQTQFSIDQAFAGGNSALNNHEMVYSYDNENWLFFDNNQRSGNLYTFSNNSAFTSDTVYVAYAQPYSYGRSAAHTAAVLATPWAVPTVSGDANGKIGETPLAFDDVGRLVPKKDIFAYRVTNPATDSAAPKRKVMLTTGMHSGEVLGTHAFEGLINWLVSDDARATRLRDDAEFLAYPTLNAAGRFAGTSRATVENPTQDPNGRWHPTQWVGHEDIQANGEAMMADVVSTPGGLDAFIDFHSTIPSSIGDDFAFIEIDQGDHLADWWLEFQSLQPNVLQTDSTSTGWTAANFGDLVLGAEVDITFETEFGNSRPLSYYHDLGKNFGIAFYNAWIQVANPADGDFDEDGDVDAADLGTWQSNYGLATGAEHYEGDATGDGAVFGGDFLTWQQDFTLSAAVVSSQAVPEPAALLSAVLMLASLTYLRRRAMA; encoded by the coding sequence ATGAACAGACAAAGGCTTTTCCAATTCTTCGCCGTGCTCTACTTTCTCGGAGTTTCCACCGCAGCGCCGGCGCAGACGCTCCTCTTCTCCGACCAGATGAACGTCGGCACCGGCTGGGAGTTCTCGCACTTTGGGGGCATCGGCGTCCCCGAAGCGTCAGACACTAGCGATGCTGCGTTTGGTTTCGACTATTCAGCACTCGGCATCCCTGAGGCGCCCAATACCAACGTCGGCGACGCGGCGACGCGTGGGTTGCGGTTAGCGACGAATGTCCCCGGCGGTTGGGGGGGCGATCAGATTGCGGCGATCTATGAGGATGCCAGTTTCGCCGGCCAGTACACGGTGACGGTCGATGTTTGGCTCAACTGGGCGGCGATTGCCTCGGGCTCCGGAACCACGGAACACGCGGGGGTACTCGCCGGGTCGAAGGTCGACGATGCGCAACTCAGCTTCGCCCCCGGGCAAAACGGCGCTGGGGTACTCTTCAGCAGCGACGGCGACGCAGCCTGCGGCACCAGTGGGAGCGCCTGTGACTATATCCTGGTGAAGGACGGCGCTGAGCTTGATACCGCCAGTGGGCAGTACGGTGACCCGACGGCTACGGCAACCAATCGAGCGGGCTACAACGAGTCGTTCACCTCTGCCGGTTTGGATTTGCCGAGTTTGTTCCCGTCCTTTGATATCGCCGCGGATACGGGCGGATTGAACGCGACCGGCACGCAACCCGCGGGCACGCTCGGTTTCCAATGGGTTGGCGTCACGCTGCAAGTCGACACCGAAGCGACCGGAGCCGGGAGTGGAACCGATCTTGGTACCGTGCAAGTGACGCTTGAGAGTTATCGCTCTGGAAACTCTTTTGTTTTAGGAACGATCGATAACAGTATTGAGCAAGACCCCAGCGACGGCATCAATACCGGAGAGCAAGCCGCGAATCTTGAAGGCGGGATCGGCCTGATGATCACTGACTTCTATAGCAGCGCGGCAACGGATCCAGCGTTGGCATTTGCCCTGTTTGACAACGTGCGCGTTTACGATGGCTTGGCTTTTCCAACACCCGTGCTGGCGGTTCCAGAGCCCTCCGCGCTGGTGCTTGTTATGACTGCCGTTTGCTTATTCTCGTTTGCACGAGTGAACCGAAGTTCACGAAAGGCACTGGTCGGCTTACCGATCCTCGCAATGTGCTGCCTGGCAACGCAGCAGGCTCACGCGGTGTTGAATCTCTTCAGCGACAAGGACCACTACGCGCTCGCAAGTTGGTCCGGCGACGTGAACAACATCGACCTTGTTGCTCGCGAGAATCACCCCACCACCAATGGCTGGCGGTGGATGTACTTTGAGGCGACGGGCCTGAACGGTGCACAAACGCAGTTCTCCATCGATCAGGCGTTCGCCGGCGGGAACAGTGCGCTCAACAACCATGAAATGGTTTACTCGTACGATAACGAGAACTGGCTGTTCTTCGACAACAACCAGCGGAGCGGTAATCTCTACACGTTCTCAAACAACTCCGCGTTCACCTCGGACACGGTTTACGTTGCTTACGCGCAGCCGTATTCCTACGGACGTTCGGCGGCTCACACGGCTGCGGTTTTAGCGACGCCCTGGGCCGTGCCAACCGTCAGCGGCGACGCGAACGGCAAGATCGGCGAAACGCCACTCGCTTTCGACGATGTCGGACGGCTCGTGCCGAAGAAAGATATCTTCGCTTACCGAGTGACGAACCCGGCGACGGACTCCGCAGCCCCCAAGCGTAAAGTCATGCTGACGACCGGCATGCACTCGGGTGAAGTCTTGGGCACGCACGCGTTTGAAGGGTTGATCAACTGGCTCGTCTCCGACGACGCGCGAGCCACGCGCCTACGCGACGATGCTGAGTTCCTCGCCTATCCAACGCTCAACGCCGCCGGTCGTTTTGCGGGCACCAGTCGCGCAACGGTTGAGAATCCCACCCAAGACCCCAATGGCCGTTGGCATCCCACCCAGTGGGTTGGGCATGAAGACATTCAAGCCAACGGCGAAGCGATGATGGCCGACGTCGTCTCGACACCCGGCGGGTTGGACGCCTTTATCGACTTCCATTCGACCATCCCCTCGTCGATCGGCGACGACTTCGCGTTCATCGAAATCGACCAGGGTGATCACCTCGCCGACTGGTGGCTGGAATTTCAATCGCTGCAGCCCAACGTTTTGCAAACAGATTCCACTAGCACCGGCTGGACGGCTGCCAATTTCGGCGACCTAGTGCTAGGGGCCGAAGTCGACATCACCTTCGAGACCGAGTTCGGCAACAGTCGTCCGCTTTCTTACTATCACGACCTGGGCAAGAACTTCGGCATCGCGTTCTACAATGCCTGGATTCAAGTTGCGAACCCGGCCGACGGTGACTTCGACGAAGACGGCGACGTCGATGCCGCGGACCTGGGAACCTGGCAAAGCAACTACGGACTCGCGACGGGCGCCGAACACTACGAGGGCGACGCGACGGGCGATGGTGCTGTCTTCGGCGGAGATTTTCTCACTTGGCAGCAAGATTTCACCTTGTCGGCAGCGGTAGTGTCATCGCAAGCCGTGCCCGAACCGGCGGCGCTTCTCTCAGCGGTGCTGATGTTGGCTTCCCTAACTTATTTGCGTCGTAGGGCCATGGCTTAA
- a CDS encoding M15 family metallopeptidase produces MSMMLPSSCLAESELPEEFVDVAKEIHSIEVDLRYVTKNNFLGRPVDGYEKSRCVLTREAAIALKQVQDELRPYRLGLKVFDAYRPQRAVDHFVRWSRDASDQQTKEKYYPEVAKGDLFRQGYIATRSGHSRGSTVDLTIVSLGKGDARKELDMGTPFDFFGRESWIDNTKLTPQQRANRLLLREIMTKHGFRPYDKEWWHFTLQDEPYPETYFDFPIR; encoded by the coding sequence ATGTCGATGATGCTCCCTTCGAGTTGTCTCGCTGAGTCGGAACTGCCCGAGGAGTTCGTCGACGTCGCGAAAGAGATCCACTCGATCGAGGTCGACCTTCGGTATGTGACCAAGAACAACTTCTTGGGACGCCCTGTCGATGGCTATGAGAAGTCTCGCTGCGTGCTGACGCGCGAGGCCGCCATAGCGCTGAAGCAAGTGCAAGATGAGCTACGCCCCTACCGGTTGGGGCTGAAAGTGTTCGACGCTTATCGCCCGCAAAGGGCCGTCGACCATTTCGTGCGCTGGTCACGAGACGCATCGGATCAGCAAACCAAAGAGAAGTACTATCCCGAAGTGGCGAAAGGAGACCTTTTCCGACAGGGGTATATTGCCACCCGGTCAGGCCACAGTCGAGGTTCAACGGTCGACCTGACGATTGTTTCGCTTGGGAAAGGCGATGCGCGCAAGGAATTGGACATGGGCACCCCGTTTGATTTTTTCGGTCGAGAGTCGTGGATCGACAACACCAAGCTCACTCCGCAGCAACGGGCCAATCGACTCTTGCTTAGAGAAATCATGACGAAGCACGGCTTCCGTCCCTACGACAAAGAATGGTGGCATTTTACTTTGCAGGATGAGCCCTATCCGGAAACGTATTTTGACTTTCCGATTAGGTAG